A region of Massilia sp. WG5 DNA encodes the following proteins:
- the paaD gene encoding 1,2-phenylacetyl-CoA epoxidase subunit PaaD encodes MTDTAQASAQVWAWLGEVPDPEIPVISVVDLGIVREVAFDGDECVVTITPTYSGCPAMQVIAEDVEQALHARGLGKVRIATRLSPAWTTDWMSEAGKAALKGYGIAPPVQQVIDISALQHGVKRHAIQQPSVACPHCGSQHTRLTSQFGSTPCKALYQCLDCREPFDYFKCH; translated from the coding sequence ATGACCGATACCGCACAAGCCAGCGCCCAGGTCTGGGCCTGGCTCGGCGAGGTGCCCGACCCGGAGATCCCGGTGATCTCGGTGGTCGACCTCGGCATCGTGCGCGAGGTCGCCTTCGACGGCGACGAGTGCGTGGTGACGATCACCCCGACCTATTCCGGCTGCCCGGCGATGCAGGTGATCGCCGAGGACGTGGAGCAGGCATTGCACGCGCGTGGCCTGGGCAAGGTGCGCATCGCCACCCGCCTGTCGCCGGCCTGGACCACCGACTGGATGAGCGAGGCCGGCAAGGCCGCCCTGAAGGGCTACGGCATCGCACCGCCGGTGCAGCAGGTGATCGACATCAGCGCCCTGCAGCATGGGGTGAAACGCCACGCGATCCAGCAACCGAGCGTCGCCTGCCCGCATTGCGGCTCGCAGCATACCCGGCTGACCAGCCAGTTCGGCTCGACGCCATGCAAGGCGCTGTACCAGTGCCTCGACTGCCGCGAGCCTTTCGACTACTTCAAGTGCCATTAA